The segment ATATTTTCCCTTTGTATTGTACAGAAAGTATAGCATGTTGTGCTTGTTTTCTTAGTCATTATAGCATGTTTTACAGCTATTCCCCTGTCCCATTTCacaaattaacatgttttttttaacaggtgcAAGTGACCTCAACAGAGATTTCACCCCAAATGTCTGTGCATCAAGGATCTGAGCAGCAACTTCAAGTGCAGGTAAGTTTATAtacttgtaattttaaaaaagtaaattacaattttggttgtttggtttaaaaaatgtcatcattGCTCATTGTCAGAAAGTAAAATGACACTttgaaatgttcaaatgttttctggtgcGTTAATTTGACATCACCCCTCTTTGTGCCAGGTTCAGATCCAGGAACAGCAGGGCCAAACGGTTGGCCAGGTTCTTCAGGTGGCCTCCCCGTCTCATCAGGACCTCCAGGGAATCTCAACAGCCCAGCTGGTGCAGCAAGGAGAACTCACAGAGGAACAGCAACAGCAGGTGCAGGAACCGTGTCTGTCATCAGTACCAAGTCCAAGCATTAGatgttctttttataatttgtgGCTGTGCTGATGGTTCCACAGATTCAAGCTCAGCTGATTGCAGCAGTTGCCGGAGGGCAGCAAATTCAACTGTCGAGCGGCGAGCAAATCCAGTTGCAAGGAACGCAGCACATTCAGCTGCCAGGGGGACATCAGATTCAGCTTCAGGCTGGCCAGCAGATTCAACTACAGGGTGGCCaacagatccagatccagaccaTAGAGGCCATGTCTCCTTCCCAGCAACAGGAGTCTCCCAGAGAGTCCGAGAGGAGGCCCGGCGCCGTTGCAACTGTTCTCCAACCAGCTAAGAAGCGCAAGGTGGATGTACCCCTTGCTGTTTCCTACGCTGTTCCGCAGGGCCAACAGGTAGCCACAGTTCTGACCATCCCTCAAGGCCAGCAGCAAAGTTACGTGTCCCTCCGACCAGATCTGCTCACTGTTGACAGTGCTCAGCTGTACAGCACTACAGGAACAATCACAGGTCCCACAGGTGAGACCTGGACCATCCCTGTATACTCCACTCCACAGCAGCAGGGTGTAACTCACATCGCCATACCACAGGATGCATACAGCACGGTGCAGGTTACTACCACCAATGGCAAAGATAAGCTGCCTACTGGTTCTGCGTCGAGGTCCACAGACATGCAGTCGGTCTCCGCTGCGACCCAGGAAGAAATCGTACAGACCCTGTTGCCTGCTCAGTTCATGAACGGGAATATTCACATCCCTGTGGCCGTGCAGACTGTAGGAGGGACTTACAACACCACGCAGTCCGTACACATCTGGGATCCGAGTCAACAGCAGAGCCAAGTCGAAGGACaagagcagcagctccatctGCAGGTTAGAAACATATTTCTCTGTACAAATTCCATGTGCTCAGTGATTTTCAAATTTTCCCCTTAGTTACCTTCATTCTACGTGTTATCAGTTTTAATATTAGTTTGTGATTCAGCCTAATTATAGACCTGAATGTTCGCAAAGTCTAAGCACACTTCTTGAGTTTTTCCTATATTCCCTACTCTCAATCATGCATTTCTAAACTATTATCAGACTTTCTCCAGATCAGAAGATATTATTTGTATTATGAAGATTTGCTTATCTCCATTCACTATTTGCCAGAaagagttttaaagtttaagttttGCTTTCATTAAGGCCCAAGTGGAGGCCGAGGCCGAAGCCGAACCTCCTGCAGAGATTCTCGTTCCCATCTCTCTGAAGCCAGAGGAGGGCCTGGAAGTGTGGCGCCTCTGGGCGAAGcgaaaaaacactgaactaagcaagcaggaaaaaacaaaacttgcacCCATAGGACGTGAGTAAAACtgtgttcatattttttcttttttctaagcCTCGGAAGTATTTAAAATCTATATGTTTGCCCTTCTTTTCCTACCTTCTGAATTTTAGAGGAAAAGAGCGAACCTTTAAACTCCTCTCTGGTTTTATTCAGGTCGTCAGCCCCTGCGTTTCCAGGAGGACCTGATTTCCAGCGCCGTTGCCGAGCTGAACCTGGGTCTTTCTCTGATGACTCAGGAGGCGCGGggatcagaagaagaagagttggCGCCTGATGTTCTGTATTATGTGTTCCTGTGCATGCAGAAGGTTAGTATCCAAGcactttaaaatgaataatgcCAACAGACTTGTCTTTAAAcgattgtattgttttgttttgtagtatCTGTCTGATAACGGGCGTGTGGATGATATTTTCTCTGACCCGTACTACACACGTTTTTGCGAGAGTTTACACAAAATCTTGCATGACTGGAAACCCAGCGTCCATCCTTTAGGTAACACACAGTCTGTTTTTAGTTTACTGGtagttttatagaaaaaaagtaaaactttttttccccccttccttATTTCAGGTTATGTCATCCCAAGTCACGTGACCGAGGAGATGCTGTGGGAGTGTAAACAGCTTGGCGCACATTCACCGGCCACATTGCTTACAACTCTTATGTATTTTAACACTAAGTGAGTAATTACCACTGGATAAGCTGAATTTGTTCTTTAGCgacaccagttttaaaaaagaaactgaatggGCTGTAATATTTGTTGCAGATATTTCCACCTGATAACACCTGAACAGCACATGAAAGTAGCCTTCTCCAAGGTCCTGAGGCACACTAGGAAGAACCCCACCAATACTAAGGACAAGGCAACCAGTATTCGCTTTCTGAAAGTACAAAGTCAGCACAGCGCTGGACAAAAAGGTGCTCAAAACACCAACTTTCACGCTAAAGTTTGTGTAAGACTTACAGTTTTTAACCCGTTGCGTAATGTTTCTTCCAGGAACTGACGACATGTATGTAGAGCAAATCGAAGATCCTGAGAATCCCCTTCGTTGTCCCATTAAACTCTACGACTTTTACCTCTTCAAATGGTGAGTGGCTTTCAACCACCTAAATCCCACAAAAAACTGGGattattcttctgtttgtgCTCCAGAAACATTGaactcctttcttttcttttcctctccagTCCCCAAAGTGTCAAAGGGCGCAACGACGTCTACTACATGACTCCAGAGCCCGTTGTGGCGCCGAACAGCCCGATGTGGTACTCGTCTCAGCCCCTCACGAGTCAGCAAGTGGAAGTCACGCTGGCTCGCATCATCGTAGTCCGAGAGATCCAGGAGATTATCGGCTCCGGTCTAGAAAACTAAAAGGAGAGGACTGACTGGACTTCAGATTGACTATGCAGTACCCATCCTGACTCCACATCTCAATAGCCATCAAATAAAGCGGGACAGCTTCTGAAACAATCGCTCTCTTCTGAGGAGATTATACTGATTGCTTTTGCTAGTTTCTGAGATTTTTTCCTCCTAATTTTTCCAGCTGATGGGGTGGACAGTTACTTCTGGTGACTTTCTTTGTTAGATATCGGCTCTGCGGCCTTTGACCCCGCAGGAGAGCGGGACTCGAGTCTTGAGCGCCGGGTCCCGATTGATGCTCTTGAGCGGCTGTAGTACGTCTTTTGTAGAAGTCTTAACGTGACACAAAGTTATACGACCTTTTAACATCTTACTCTCACGTCTTACTTCTCTTTAAAAGGTCTCACTATGTTGGATTGGAACTCAAAATAATTACTTGGAATATTgttcacgtttttgttttttttttgtattctgacTACAATTTAAACAGTATCTAtgtttaaatcttaaaatgaaatgtgtgccttttttgttttgttttttactcaacACTTGGATTGTGATGGGGTCGGGGTCTTCAAGCTGAACCTGAACAATTTTACAGGTCCTAGTTATATTGTAGTAAATCAGTAATTCCAGTCAAAATTAGCATTTGAAACACCCATCAGACTTTTGCCAACTTAATgatttatgtctgtgtgtacaGTAGGATATTAAAGAGGAAATACAGAAGGGATTGTCTGTATTATGAATCTTGTCGAACAGAAAAGCTATCAGTGCTTTGTGCCCAACTTTTAGTTGACTAATTCAGAATTAGTTCTTGTCTAGTTTATTATTAAAAGCTCGTTACAGTCACACACTTGGCCACCAACACGTCAAAGGTCTTCAAAAAGCTTTCTGTGCCTAATAATCACACATTGATATTTagtttttccatttaatttaaatgattaaatccTTTTTTGCAACTCGAGCCCCTCCGTTACAGACGTTGATTTGACTGCAGAAACTCGAATGCAGAGATTATTTAATTATCTTTGCTTTCTGGAAGTGTTAATTGTAATCTCctcagtgtttgcatgaagaACTTGGGGAGGGGACAGGACACAGATATGCTCTCCTGGTCGGATCCCGGGAGCGTCAGCTGTCGCTCGTGCAGATGAAGAGGAAGGTGTCGGCTCTTGCTCTGCTCCAGTCCAAGCTTTTTCAGCACTCGTTCTGGTAATTTCTGTGGAATAAAAACGTACCAAAACTAGGACCTTAAACAGCACTTGGTCATATGTGTGTCCTACGTGTGATCTAGTATCCAACAAGAAGTTCCACGTGTTGACCTATACGGGAATTAAGATCTAATATGAACTCTTCTGGCTCCTGTTTATGGTAGATTTTTAAGCGAACAAGCAAATGATGGTGATTGGCTCTGGCACTTTAAGGCCATCCCAGCCCACACTGCAACTTCAAATTATAacgcaaaacatcttcaaattaaacatttactgcCAAACATCAGTGTCGATACGTCAGTAGTGAAGAAATATTGAAGCGGTGTGCACATAGtataaaagaaatgcaaaaaatatataaatttacaACATTACTGGTAATTTatacagataaaaagaaaacttggaaGAAAAAACCCCCACTAAATTCATTAAACATGACCTGCATGTGCCAACTGAGACATTGTAAGTGTTTACTGCTTCTTTATCAGTGGTACCtttttaatattagctaattcATTGTCGATTGGCTCCAAATCAAGgtgttttcattctgtttttccaaGTCAAAAGGATTTTGTCTTTCCTATCGTATGCTTTGAACCACTCATTGATAACGCTGCTGCCTTTTCTGTGGCACGCTGTAAACGCGTCTCACCTGCGGCGCCAGTTTGTTCCAGTGGGAATATTTATGGTCTCCGAGAATGGGGCACGCCAGAGCAAACGCCATGTGAACCCTCAACTGGTGCTTCGCTCCTGTGAAATATGAGAAAGGAGTAAAGTCCCGCTTCCCTGAAGGGGGTTCAACTGATTTGAAAGTCGTTCCCAGAAACTGAGGTCTTACCGGTAAAAGGCTGGAGCTCGACGAGGCTGCAGCCACTGCTGCTGTCCAGGACTCTGTACCTGGTCACTGCAGGGTGCGCCTGCCGATGGCTCCGGATTTTGTTCAAACCGTCTCCTGCGTCGTTCATTTTGAAACACGGACTTAAAGTCATCTGCAATTACAAGAGTTCTGAATTCACGTGAACCATTAGGATGACTTCTCCAGCGCCTCCACTAATTAATAAACTAACGACGTGACCAACAGACAGCAACCTAATGTGCATAACGTGTTTACTTTGTCATACTGCGGCTAAAACCGGGACAGGTTTAGGTTTTTACTAATTATCTCACTTTGAATACATTTTCAACAACAATTgggagaagatggatggaaagGAGGTGTTATAACATCCAACGCACAGAAGATGCACCTTGTAGTGTGGCTGAGGACCTGAAACCTCTTTTTCTAGGATGGGAATATCAATCAGCCCTTCAGACGGCACAGGAACACCAACTGTGACGACCCTGAGGAGGAACGGACTCACTGTTAGAAACCAACAGCGCTCCTTTAAATTAAAGCATATAGTCGACCATAACAACACCGTCTTTCAGCATCTCACCAATATTTCCTCTGAACTTCATTGTTTTTACTCAGGCCGAGTACGCGCTCTGCTGCTTCTTCGCACGTGGCCAGCAGGAGGGGTCCGGTCGAGTCCTTTTCCAGACTCAGGCAGGGGAGCAGCCGAGAGTCCGACCTCGCCTTCATCCCATCCATCATTTTTGAAAGAACAGGGAGCACAGACGAGATGGACATGACCTCAGAGCcgtctgaaagacaaaaaaacagaagcaaatgTACAAGGTgagaccaggggtggaaattagcacctgccaccggccaaatgcgggtaaatatttgaagtggcgggtgaatttgatcaacacacacgccactgtggcgggttggcaatttgaactgAAAAGGNNNNNNNNNNNNNNNNNNNNNNNNNNNNNNNNNNNNNNNNNNNNNNNNNNNNNNNNNNNNNNNNNNNNNNNNNNNNNNNNNNNNNNNNNNNNNNNNNNNNNNNNNNNNNNNNNNNNNNNNNNNNNNNNNNNNNNNNNNNNNNNNNNNNNNNNNNNNNNNNNNNNNNNNNNNNNNNNNNNNNNNNNNNNNNNNNNNNNNNNNNNNNNNNNNNNNNNNNNNNNNNNNNNNNNNNNNNNNNNNNNNNNNNNNNNNNNNNNNNNNNNNNNNNNNNNNNNNNNNNNNNNNNNNNNNNNNNNNNNNNNNNNNNNNNNNNNNNNNNNNNNNNNNNNNNNNNNNNNNNNNNNNNNNNNNNNNNNNNNNNNNNNNNNNNNNNNNNNNNNNNNNNNNNNNNNNcatgttttagagggggaaccgattatttcagacggctgaaatatttggttccccctggtaacttttgcaaaacgtgaactgctaccgtcatgtttacaaactgaaaactatagcggttcgtgttaatgttaaatatcatcggatactgaagtggaagcttaggagttatgcttagcatagcattggaacaatttatatccccgacgaaaacctttcaaaaaccactaaaatcacttccttcatcagaatatcttacctgttaaatataagcaggtagcacaaatagatatatgcattaaaagc is part of the Kryptolebias marmoratus isolate JLee-2015 linkage group LG4, ASM164957v2, whole genome shotgun sequence genome and harbors:
- the LOC108235720 gene encoding glutamine-rich protein 1, giving the protein MNEQEGGVVSFDEYVRQKARTVPQHKMKEFLESLAKGPEVLQEFSQQEGAATTTTMVYQQQGPNCVYTDSTEVAGSLLELACPVQVTSTEISPQMSVHQGSEQQLQVQVQIQEQQGQTVGQVLQVASPSHQDLQGISTAQLVQQGELTEEQQQQIQAQLIAAVAGGQQIQLSSGEQIQLQGTQHIQLPGGHQIQLQAGQQIQLQGGQQIQIQTIEAMSPSQQQESPRESERRPGAVATVLQPAKKRKVDVPLAVSYAVPQGQQVATVLTIPQGQQQSYVSLRPDLLTVDSAQLYSTTGTITGPTGETWTIPVYSTPQQQGVTHIAIPQDAYSTVQVTTTNGKDKLPTGSASRSTDMQSVSAATQEEIVQTLLPAQFMNGNIHIPVAVQTVGGTYNTTQSVHIWDPSQQQSQVEGQEQQLHLQAQVEAEAEAEPPAEILVPISLKPEEGLEVWRLWAKRKNTELSKQEKTKLAPIGRRQPLRFQEDLISSAVAELNLGLSLMTQEARGSEEEELAPDVLYYVFLCMQKYLSDNGRVDDIFSDPYYTRFCESLHKILHDWKPSVHPLGYVIPSHVTEEMLWECKQLGAHSPATLLTTLMYFNTKYFHLITPEQHMKVAFSKVLRHTRKNPTNTKDKATSIRFLKVQSQHSAGQKGTDDMYVEQIEDPENPLRCPIKLYDFYLFKCPQSVKGRNDVYYMTPEPVVAPNSPMWYSSQPLTSQQVEVTLARIIVVREIQEIIGSGLEN
- the LOC108235722 gene encoding mitochondrial RNA pseudouridine synthase rpusd4 — encoded protein: MNSCRRLAALTDRTFSPHILILAVKSRTACLGRSQSTAAHRSPDSHAAVAGEKPRLRAIDLARKVQQEKAKTQAAETPRPASGSQGRVAELKRFSLQLQNVHPNVLAKHLHRSVLYRDKDVVIINKPYGVPVRDGSEVMSISSVLPVLSKMMDGMKARSDSRLLPCLSLEKDSTGPLLLATCEEAAERVLGLSKNNEVQRKYWVVTVGVPVPSEGLIDIPILEKEVSGPQPHYKMTLSPCFKMNDAGDGLNKIRSHRQAHPAVTRYRVLDSSSGCSLVELQPFTGAKHQLRVHMAFALACPILGDHKYSHWNKLAPQKLPERVLKKLGLEQSKSRHLPLHLHERQLTLPGSDQESISVSCPLPKFFMQTLRRLQLTLPESKDN